From Quercus lobata isolate SW786 chromosome 1, ValleyOak3.0 Primary Assembly, whole genome shotgun sequence, one genomic window encodes:
- the LOC115980368 gene encoding cyclin-dependent kinases regulatory subunit 1 produces the protein MGQIQYSDKYFDDTYEYRHVVLPPEVAKLLPKNRLLSENEWRAIGVQQSRGWVHYAIHRPEPHIMLFRRPLNYQQQQENQAQQNMLAK, from the exons ATGGGTCAGATCCAGTACTCCGATAAGTACTTCGATGATACTTACGAGTATCG TCATGTGGTGCTGCCTCCTGAAGTGGCCAAATTGCTTCCCAAGAATCGTCTTCTCTCTGAA AACGAGTGGCGTGCAATTGGGGTTCAGCAGAGCCGTGGATGGGTCCACTATGCAATTCACCGTCCCGAGCCACACATCATGCTCTTCAGGAGGCCTCTGAACTATCAGCAGCAGCAGGAGAATCAGGCCCAGCAGAACATGCTTGCCAAGTGA